GTGGGGATCCGTGGAGGCCGCCTCCCAGGCCGTGCGGCAGAGGTAGTTGGCCCGGCCCTTGGCGAGCACGGCCTTGATGGGGCGGCCCAGGATGCCCGCGGCCCGGGGCACGTCCTCCTCCAGCAGCTGGCGCTGGAGCTGCTTGGTGCGCGTGGCCACCAGGATGGGATGGCGGCCCGCGGCCAGGGCCGGCACCAGGTAGCCGAGGCTCTTGCCCGTGCCCGTGCCCGCCTCCACGGCCTGGATCACGGCCTCGGGCCGGGCCTCAGGCTCCCCGCCCTGATCCCGCCACTTCTGGAAGCGGGCGGTGCCGTCGACCACCGTGTTGTGCACCAGCTCCGCCATGCGCCGCTGGCCGGGCCGGTCCTCAGCGCCGGGGAAGCACGCGAAGATCCGTCCCTCCGGCGGGGCGAAGTAGCGGTCCATGGGATGCGCCATCGGATCAGTGTGGCGCAAAGGCGAAAAACTGGCGAATCACTTATGGTAGTCCTTGCCCCGAAGGATCGTGAAGGCCCGGTACAGCTGCTCCAGGAGCATCACCCGGCTCAGCTCGTGGGGGAAGGTCATGGGGGAGAGGCTGAGCTGCTCCTTCACCTCCGCCTTGAGGGCCGGGTCGAACCCATGGCTGCTCCCCAGCACGAAGGCCAGGCTGGCGCCCCGGTCCATGCGCTCCCCCAGCCACCGGGCCAGGGCCTCGCTGTCCCGGAGTTTTCCCTCCGGCGTGAGCAGGACCGGGCAGGTCACGGCCTTCAGCCTGGAACGCAGGCGCTCGGCCTCCTCCTTCAGCTGGCGGGCCGGATCGCCCTTTCCCTCGGTCAATTCCGTCACCTCCATCCGGGCATAGGGGCGGAGCATGTCCAGGTAGTGGCGCTCCAGTCCCCGGCAGGGTTCCAGGCGCAGGCGGCCGAAGGCGATGAGGGAGATGGGATACACGATCCCATTGTGATGAATTTCCCTTGGCAGCGCAGCGGGAAGGCTCCACCATCCATTACATTCAGACCATCCCGTTCCGGAGGTTTCCAGATGCGACGTTCCCTGCTGCTGCCCCTCGCCAGCCTGCTTCTCGTGCCCGCGTTCGTGGGCTGCGGGGGCGATGAGATCCCCACCACGCCGCCGGCCGCCGCCACGGAGCCCGCCGACATCCTCTACCACCTGCAGTACCTGGCCGTGCGCAAGGACTTCAAGCACGCGGCCCTCATCGCCCCCATCACGCCGGATGTGGTGTTCCCCTCGGCCCGCCAGATGCACATGGATGCCAAGGCCCTGGGCATCAGCCTCACCCCCGAGGAGCTGAAGGGCCTGGGCGTCGAGCACCTCGCCGCCAAGCTCGACGAGCTGCCCGGCGGCCCCGATGCGGTCAACTTCCCCGACTACACCGTGAAGGATGCCCGCCTGGCCTACAACGCCGGCATCTACCGCCTGACCAAGGGCCTCACCGCCAAGTCCTGGGGCAAGATGCGGCACATGGGCATCACGGACAACGCCGCGGCCCGCCAGTTCGGCTCCCAGACCATCGTGAAGGACATGGCGATCGGCTTCGACGGCACCAAGATCCTCAACGTGAGCTGCCTCAAGAAGCCCGATGGCACCTACGGCGTCTCCTTCATGCGCTACCTGGTGTCGCTCAAGGGCCTGAAGCAGTAGCAGGCTCGGCTTTCCTGGCGCGGCCCCGGGCGACCGGGGCCGCGCTATGCTTGGGCCGGTCGTCCTGCCAGGCGTGAACGGGGGTTCCCATGACCGGACCCATGAGCCTCTTCGACAACGTGAACCGCCAGTTCGACGAGGCTGCCGACATCCTCGGCCTCTCCCAGGAGCTGCGGGGCTGGTAGGCCCCCGGTCACAACAGAGGCCTACCCGGCTTTTGCGGGTGGCTTTTCCTTCTGCCGCCTGGGAAAATCGTCCTCTGGGCTGGCGGGGCGTCCCGAAACACCGGCCGGGGAGGATCCATGTCCAAGAAGAACGTCGTCCATGTGGTCGGGACGGGCACCATCGGCGAACCGCTGATCGGCCTGCTGACGGAGTACAAGAAGGAACTGGGCATCGACGACGTCACGTTCCACAAGAACAGCGTCAGCGAGCGCCCCAAGGTGAAGGCCCTGCTGCGCCGCGGCGCCAAGCTCGCCGTGGACGCCGACAAGGCGGAGGGCTTCAAGGCCATGGGCGTCGAGCCCACCATGCTGCATGACCAGGCCCTGAACGAGGCCACGGTGGTCATCGACTGCAGCCCCAAGGGCATGGACATGAAGGAGAAGCTCTACACGAAGTACGAGCAGAACACCCGGGGCTTCATCGCCCAGGGCAGCGAGTTCGGCTTCGGCACCATGTACGCCCGCGGCATCAACGATGACGTGCTCAAGAACAGCGGCCAATACGTGCAGGTCGTGAGCTGCAACACCCACAACCTCTCCTGCATCATCGACACCCTGGCCCTGACCGAGGGGGATGACAACCTGGTCGAGGGCAGCTTCGTCTGCATGCGCCGCGCCAACGACATCAGCCAGGTGAAGGACTTCTGCCCCGCGCCCCAGGTGGGCACCCACAAGGAAGGCAAGTTCGGCACCCACCACGCCCGCGACGCCTACCACCTGTTCCAGACCCGGGGTCTCGAACTGAACCTGTTCAGCAGCGCCATCAAGCTCCCCACCCAGTACATGCACAGCCTCTGGTTCGACCTGCGCCTCAAGCGCCCCACCACGCTGGAGAGCCTCAAGGCCCGCATCAAGGCCAACGACCGCATCGCCATCACCGAGAAGAAGGACGCCAACACCGTGTTCTCCTTCGGCCGCGACCAGGGCCACTACGGCCGCATCCTCAACCAGACCGTGATCCCCCTCAGCACCCTCGCCATGCCCAGCGAGAACCGCGTGGTGGGCTTCTGCTTCACCCCGCAAGACGGCAACAGCCTGCTCTCCAGCGTGGCCGCCGCCCTGCACTTCATCCACCCCGACGATTTCGAGGAGCGCATCCAGGTCCTCAAGCCCTACTTCTTCGATGAAGTGTAGGACCTCGAATCGCGTGGCGATTCGAGTCGTGAAACGGGCCCGCGCTGCGGGCCCGTTTTGATGGAATGCTTTCCCAAACCCTCCGGGATGACCATGCAGATCACGGCCCACTACACCCTCACCTCCGACGAGGCCCTGCGGGGCGCGCGGACCTTCAAGCGCAGCTGGTACCAGGTCGCCGTGGGCGCGGGGGTGGGGCTGATGCTGCTGGGCGCCTACAGCCTCGCCGCGGGGCAGCAGCGGATCCCAGGGCTGTTCCTGATGCTGAACGGCCTGCTCTTCGCGGGGTTGCCGGAGGTGGTCCTCCGCTTGGCCCGGCGCCGGCGCGGGGCCGATGCCTACACCCCCGTGGAGGTGGTCTTCGACGACGAAGGCCTCACCCTGCGAACCCAAGCCAGCGAGGGCGGCCTGCCCTGGTCCGGCTTCGCGGGCATCCAACGGCAGAGCGGCTTCTGGATCTTCCGCACGGGCCCCTCCCGGGCCGTGCTCCTGCCCGAGCGCGCCCTGGATGCCTCCGCCAGCGCCGAGCTGGAGGCCTTCCTCCGGGCCCGGCAGCTGCTGCGCCCATGAATCTCGAGGCCCCCGCAGATCACGCCGCCCGCGCCTTGCTGGGCATGTGGCTGGTGCGCGAGGGCGTCGTCCTCCGCATCACGGAGGTGGAAGCCTACGGCGGCTCCGGGGACAGCGCCAGCCATGCGCGCCACGGCCGCACGGCCCGCAACGCCCCCATGTGGGGACCGCCGGGCCGGGCCTACCTCTACTTCTGCTACGGCATGCACTGGATGCTGAACGTGGTCACCGGGCCGGAAGGCGAAGCTTCCGCCGTGCTCATCCGGGGCGCCGAGGTCGTGGCAGGACTCGAGACGGTGCTGCAACGGCGGAAGGTCGCGAAGCCCACGCCCCAGCTCTGCGCGGGCCCCGGCAAGGTGGCCCAGGCCCTGGGCCTGGACCGGACCTTCGACGGCCACGACCTGCTGGTCCCGGGAGGGCTGGAGCTGCGACCCGGGACGGCGCCGGCCGGCATCCTCGCCGGCCCCCGCCTGGGCATCGCCTTCGCCACGGCGGAGGACCAGGCCCGCCCCTGGCGCTTCGCCGATGCGGACAGCCGCGCCGTCCTGCAACCGAAGGCCCTCTCGCCCCTCTGAATCCGTCTATGCTTCCCCCGGGAGGCCGCCATGCCCTACGTGAACATCCGCATCACCCGCGAAGGCGCCACTGCCGAGCAGAAGGCCCGGCTCATCCAGGGCGCCACCCAGCTCCTGGTGGACGTGCTGGGCAAGAACCCCCAGACCACCGTGGTGACCATCGACGAAGTGGATACGGACAACTGGGGCATCGGCGGAGAGACCATCACCGCGCGACGGAAGCAGGGGAAGTAGCTCCCGTCCCTTGTGAATCCGGGGAGGAGTCCCCATACTCAGGATCCGCTTCAACTGAACCTTCGAGGGGGGGAAGAAGAAGCCACTCGACGCATGGGGGTGACCGGTTTCGACAGGTCGTGATCCAGGTGTTCGGTGCAGGCGGGGGTTGGACGGCTGGCCCCCTCATCAAGCCGCCCAAATCAAACTGCCAACGATAACTTCGAACTGGCTCTCGCTGCCTAGGGCAACCTAGGCTCCGAGCGAGTCCTCGGGATCTCTGGGTACCGAGCTCGTTAAACCTCCGAAAGGGTGGCTTCGGCCTGCCGGACGGAGGCACCAGATAGGCCGCCGCGACGCCCCCTGACAGCGGCCGAGATAAGGGGGCACACGTCCCGAGCGGCTCGTCCGTTCCCCGCCGGGAGGTTTCAAGAGCGGACCAAGCCTGTGGAAGAGCCGCCATCCGGCATGTCTTGGACGTGGGTTCGACTCCCACCACCTCCACCAAAACAAAGGGACCCGCGAGGGTCCCTTTGTTTTGGTGGAATTGCCGCTGCGGGCAGGTAGGCGCCCACTTCAACAGCCCGGTGGGCTGTTGAAGTGGATCAGCGCCGTGCCCAGCAGCGACACGCCGCGCACCCCATTCGGGGCCTCATTTGGTGGTGGAGATAAACAAGGCGGGAGTCGAAATCGCAGAAAGGCTGGCAGGTAGGGCCCCAGAGGGCGCCACTTGATGGGCGTCCTCTGGATCGCGCCCGTGCCAGCCTTTCGCGTGGCCGGAGCGTCACCCGCAGGATGATGCGGAGGGACTCCCACCGGGGGTGCTGCCGAGCCGTCCAGTCCGGCAGTCGGGGGTTGTCGGAGCGGATCAGCGCCATGTTCAGCAGCGGCGCGCCAGGCACTCTGACGGGACTTCTTTGTGTTTCGGGACGGGGCAACCTTGGCCCTGGCGTCAGCGCAGGTCGGTAACTTCGCTTTGAGACCATCGACTATCAAATTGATCGGAAGCTCCAAGGGGGGAGAGGGATCGCAATTCCAATCTGTTGAATACATGGCCTTTTGACAATGGCCCGATGGTTGCGTGAGCCCAAGGTGAAGGTGGCCCTTTCCCTCGGTCGTCCCTGGGAGCTCGTCACCCTGACCTCAGGCACGAGGGACCAGGTCACGGAACCATCCACCCATTCAAGGACAGGTAGGCAGCCATGTCATCGAAGAGAACCAAGGGCCCTGACTCCTTGCACCTGACTCGCGAGGAGTCGGAATCCATGGGAGTGGCGTTTCCGGAAGAACCGGCTCCCGTATCGGCGGACATGCAAGAGCAGCCCCTTCATGAGCAGGTCGTCGGGTCTCTGACCGAAGATGATGTGACCGAGGCGCTGACCGGCGAGGTGACTCCAGAATCCCGCGAGGACATGGAGGATCTCTTTGCGGACCTGCAGGAGGAAGAGGCGGACCGGCAGGTGGACTAGGGCCCCGGAGATGCCTGCTTCCGCCGCAAGCGCCGCCCACCGGGAAACGAGCCACCCACGCGCAGGAAAGGATGTCCTCAGCATCGTGAAGACCATGGACCAGACCCGCCTCCACATCGTCACCTACAACATCCACAAGGGATTCTCGCAATTCCATCGGCACCTGATGGTGCATGAGCTGAGGGAGCGACTGCGGGAGCTCGGTCCGGACATCGTGTTTCTCCAGGAGGTCCAGGGTCTGCACAGCAGGAACGCCAAAAAATACGAAGACTGGCCCTACAAGCCTCAGCACGAGTTCCTGGCGGAAGATGTCTGGCAGTCCACGGCCTATGGCGGCAACGTGGTGTACGGGCATGGGCACCATGGCAATGCGATCCTCACCCGCTTTCCGATCGAACATTCGCACAACCAGGACGTCACCCACTTTCGATTCGAGCGGCGGGGCCTGCTGCATTGCACCATCCACCTGCCGGGCCAGACCCGAGCGCTGCACTGTGTCTGTGTCCATCTCTCGATGTTCGCCCCCTCGCGGCGCCGCCAGCTGGATGCTCTCGCCGGATGCATCGAGGGCATTGCCGACCCCGACTCGCCCCTCATCATCGCCGGTGACTTCAACGACTGGCGGAACGATGCGGATGAACTGCTGGCCCATCGCCTCGGGATGACCGAGGTCTTCGGCGGAGCGTTCGGCAGTCTCGATTCGCCGGGCCGGAGCTTCCCCTCCAAGCGCCCCCTGCTGCGCCTGGATCGCATCTACGTGCGCGGCTTCACGGTGGAGCTGGCCGAAATGCATTCCGGCGCGCCCTGGTCGAAGATCTCAGACCACGCCGCACTCTCGGCGCAGTTGAAGTGGACGGGCGATGAGCCTCCGTCCCCGGAGAGGGAAGCCTCCGCCGCCAGCCGACCGGCCGGTCCCCCGGCGATTCAGGAGGGGAGCCAGGACCGCGGCCGCTGGTGGACCGGACCTTCCCGGCGTTGACGCAGCATCAGCCTGATTCGAAGCTGCGGATTTCGTTCAGCGCCTCGCCCAGGCTCATCTCATGCTTCGCCAGCAGCTTGCCAACCAGGTGCTCGGTCAGGGGCATGAGCCCGGCCAGGACCGCCTTCGTCTCGCCATACAAGCGCTCGCTCTGCGCTTCCATGATGCTGCGCGTTTCCTCGTCCACATCCGGGCCGCCATCGGACCTGTTCTGACCGAGCGCGCCAAAATTGAGGCGGGTCTTGCGGTACATGCCCATTTCGCCCACGGCATGGTGCAGCAGCTTCGTCACGCGGGTGATGTCGTTGTGCGCGCCGTTGGTGGTGCCCTCCTCGCCGAAGAACAGCTCCTCGTTGGCCATGCCCCCCAGAAGCACGCGCACCTCGTGTTCGATGTCGCCCTTAGACTTGAGCAGGTTGACCCCCTGCTTGTGGAAGACGAACCCCAGCGCATTGGTGCGGGGGTTGGCCATGAGCGAAATCTTGATGGTCTTCACCTCGGCCAGCATCTGCTCCCAGTTGTCGTGGGTCAGCTTCCGCTCGTGGTCGAGGTCCACCAGGAAGTGGCCCCACTCATGCGTGGCGATGATGCGGCGGTCGCGCTGGCGTTCCTGGGTGGTTTCGACATTGACGTTGCCCACGAGCACACGCTCCGCGGCCTGCATCAGGGTCGCCTCCCCGATCAGGCCGCCCGCCTGCACGGCGGTGATGCCGGCTTGATTGACGATGGTCTCCAGGTCCGCGGGGCTGCGGCCCTCGGTCACGGCGACGAGGTGGCGAAGATCCAGGTCGGGCAGCACCTTGTCGGCGCGCTGCCCCAGGTAATGCGTGATGATCGCCAGCCGCTCCTCCTGGTTTGGCATGCGGAAGTCCACCTTCATCTGGAAGCGGCGCAGCATGGCCTCGTCCATCTGCATGGTTTCGCTGTTGAAGTTGCTGGCCACGATCCAGATGATCTCGGCGCCGTTTTTGCTTCGCACACCATCCAGCACGGACAGGAAGGTGTTCGAGGTGTCGTCGTCGAACTTGCGGCGGCCTCCGCGCTTCATGAAGAGGTCCTGGGCCTCGTCCAGGAAGACGATGCAGCGCTTGCGCTTCGTCGCCTGCGCCAGGATGCGGGTGAGCGTATTCGAGCCCCCGGCCACGAGGCCCGTTTCAAGGTTGGCTGCGGAGTGGAACAGGATCGGGAGTCCCAGCTCCTTGGCCAGGTAGCTGGCCAGCTTGGTCTTGCCGGTCCCCGCCGGGCCGCTGAACATCACATTGAAGGGCTTCACGATGCCGTACTCGGCGTACTCCGCCCGGCGCTCATATTGATCCTTGATTTGGGCCACCTCGGCCTTGATGTCATCCATGCCGACCAGGTCATCAATGGAGCCATGCACCTGCGATGGCTCGATGAATCTGAGCCTCTTGAAGTGGCCCTTCAGCTGCATGACCACGAACCCCAGCACGCCCAGCACAAGCACTGCCGACAGCAGGCCGCCGGCGACCGACAGCCACGCGTATTTCTCGGACTGTGGACGGGCTCCAGAAAAGCGCGCGTCCAGCTGCTCGATCAATCTGAGGTTGCCGGCCCGGAGTTCACTGCGCGGGATGAAGACCAGCTGGCCGGCCCAGGCCGCGGTGACAGCCTTGCCGGTGAAGATCCGGGCCTCCATGTCGCTGGGGTAGTACGCGTGATACTTGCCCTGCGACTCGACCAGGACCATGCGCTCGGATACGTCCCAGGTCAGTGGCTTGTAGATCACATTGACCCGCTCGACCGGGTTGGTTTCCAGAAAACTCAGCAGCGAGCCGGGACCCATGACCACGGGCAGCTGGTCGTTGAGCGACCACGCCCCACCGCCCGCCTGGCCGTCGACGGCCAGAGCCTCGACCGGCCCGGCGGGCGCGGTCCGCTTCTGGATCAGGCTGAACGAGTAGACGCCGGCGGCCGGAATCAGGACGACCGCGGCCAGCAGGGTGAACAGGACCGCCGGTGGCTGGATGTCCAGCCAGGCCATGAGCCGCCCCGCGGTCTTCTTGACGGCAGACCACAGGTCTGTGGCGCCCTGTCCTGTGCCGCGGGGTTTGGGCGGATGGGACATGGCTGACCTAGAGCAGCCGTCGCCCCTGGATGACCTGGATGATGATGGCAATGACGGCGAGCACCAGCAGCACGTGAATGAGTCCGCCCATGGTGTAGGCGGTCACGAGCCCCAGGACCCAGAGGACGACGAGAACGACGGCGATGGTCCACAACATGATGTATTCCTTTCAGATAGGGCTTCCCCTTCAGGAAACCTCGAAGACAGAGGGTTTCAACCTGCCCGGCCAACGCAGCAGGGCGCGCCGGAGCGGCGGCCCAAACCACAGAGCATCTTCCGCGCCATAAATTAATGCGTGTTCTATCTTATATTTACGAATGCGCCTCTTGGGTGGGCCCGGGTCATCGATCATTCTGAAAGAGCGCCACATCAAGACGGATGGACCCAGGCACCGGTCTGGCGTTTCCCGACGTCAGGACCGTCCGCAGGAATCGCAGGGAGCCCGGCCGCATCTGAGCAGCCGTGGCCGCCTCCATTCCAGGGGACGCAGGAAGCCAGATGCCCCGCCTTCCGGTCAGACGGCTATCCAGTCACTCCGCAGGAGCAGGCCCTGCCGATCCCGCTTCCTCCCGCAGCCGCGCCACATCCTTGGTCGGCGCATTCCCGAAGTACCGCCCGTACTCCCGGGCGAACTGCGAGGGGCTCTGGTAGCCCACGCGGCGGCCGGCGGTGCCGACATCGAGGCGGGTGAGCAGCATGAGGCGCCGCGCTTCCTGAAGGCGGATGGCCTTCTGGTACTGCAGGGGGCTCATGGCGGTGACGGCCTTGAAGTGCTGGTGGAAGGAGGAGGGGCTCATGTGTACCAAGGTGGCGAGGCGCTCCACATCCAGCGGCTGGTCGAAGTGGGCGCGGACCCAGGCCACGGCCTTGGAGACCCGGTGGAGCTGGCTCTCCTCCTGCCCGATCAGCGCCACCCGCGGGCCCAGCGGGCTCCGCAGGAGCCGGATGAGGATCTCGTCGAGGACGAGCGGGGCCAGGAGCTCCGCCTCGTCGGGCCGGGAGGCCAGCTCCAGCAGGCGCACCACCGCGTTGATCACCGGCGCGTCCAATTGGTCCACGCAGATGGCGCGGCCCTCGCCCCGGCGGGGCAGGCCGAGGGGGTAGACCCTGGCCGTCAGGTCGGCGATCCGCGCCGGGTCCAGGTCGATGCGGACGCCGAGGTAGGGCGCCTCCAGGCTGGCCTGGGTGACCTGGGCCGACACGGGGACATCCACGGAGTAGACCAGCACCCGCGAGGCGTCGTACTCGTAGAGCTCCGGCCCCAGCAGCACCCGCTTCGCGCCCTGGGCCACCAGGCAGAGCGCGGGCCGCTGCACGGCGTGGTGGAAGTCCTTGTGGGCGCGGGAGGCCCGGGAGACGTGGACGCCCGGCAGCCGCAGCTCGAAGGTGCCGTCGAAGGGCGCATGGGCCAGCAGCAGGTCTGCGAGCCGCGCTAAGTCTGGCGAGCCGGAATCGGAGCTCGGGGCCGGAGAGGGATTGGGCGTTCGGCTCATGGAAAGGTCCCGAGACAAGATCTCACGCCTGGGCCACAGCATGCGGCCGCGGGTCGAGTGTTTACAGGCAGTGTGTCTCCAGGTGCCGCTCGTAGTCCTCAAGCGCGCGCGGAATATCCGGCGCCTTGAAGATGTCGAACACCCCGTAGTCCGGGAGGATGTCGAACCCCATGAACTTGTAGTTCGAGGTGATGTGGAGGAACAGGTCGGCCGTTCCCTTGCCGCCGTACAGCACGCCGGTGGGGTTGTCGAAGGCCTCTCTTGGGGCATTCCAGGTGGCGGAGATCATGAAGGCCCGCCCCTGCATGAGGCCACCCGTCCCGTACTGCCAGCCCGGATCCTGGCGCGTGCGGCCATCGCCTTCGAGCAGGACCTTGGTGGTCAGCCCAGCGTTGAAGACTTCATCCACGTATTTCTTGTAGATCCACGGCGCGGAGAACCAGTTCACCGGCGTCTGGAGGATCACCAGGTCGGCGGCCACGTGCTTCCCCACCTCTTCTTCCGGGTCATAGCCGCGCTCGATGTAGGTCTCGGCGACCTGATGTCCGCGTGCCAGGAAGAAGGCCTTCGCCTGGTCCATGAAGGCGAGATTCAGCTTGCCCTCGGACCATCCGGGATAGGTGAGGTGGGCATTGATGATGAGAACGTTCATGGGTCTGACTCCCTCGTTTCCTGGCTTCCTTCCGATCAGCGGCCCACCAGCTTCTGCAGGTGCTCCGGGTACCGCGCGCCCTGCAGCTCGACCTGGGAGGCGGCAGCGTCGATGGCCTTCAGGTCTTCGGCGGTCAGGTCGAGGGCGGCGCCCCCCAGGTTCTCTTCGAGCCGATGCAGCTTGGTGGTGCCGGGAATGGGGACGATCCAGGGCTTCTGGGCCAGCAGCCAGGCCAGGGCGAGCTGAGCGGGCGTCGCACCCTTCGCGAGCGCGAGGGTCTTGAGCACCTCGACCAGGGCGAGGTTGGCCTTCCGGGCCTCGGGCGTGAAGCGGGGCACCACGTTGCGGAAGTCGGTGGGGTCGAAGGTGGTGGTCTCGTCGATCTTGCCGGTGAGGAAGCCCTTGCCGAGGGGACTGAAGGGCACGAAGCCGATGCCCAGCGCTTCGAGCGTGGGGATGATCTCCACCTCGGGCTCGCGCCAGAAGAGGGAGTACTCACTCTGGAGGGCGGCCACGGGCTGCACGGCGTGGGCCTTGCGGATGGTGGCCGCGCCGGCTTCGGAGAGGCCGAAGTGCTTGACCTTGCCTTCCCGGATGAGGTCCTTGACCGTGCCGGCCACGTCCTCGATGGGCACCTCGGGATCCACGCGGTGCTGGTAGAAGAGGTCGATGGCGTCGATGCGCAGGCGCATCAGCGAGGCCTCGGCCACGGCCCGGATGCGCTCGGGCCGGCTGTTCAGGCCGCCCGGGTTCTGGCCCGAGACCTGGTCGATGGCGAAGCCGAACTTGGTGGCGATGGCCACCCGTCCCTTGAAGGGGGCCAGGGCCTCGCCCACCAGCGCCTCGTTCGTCCAGGGGCCGTAGACCTCCGCCGTGTCGAAGAAGGTGACGCCCTTCTCCACGGCGGCCCGGATGAGGGCGATGCCTTCCTGCTTCTCGACGGCGGGGCCGAGCCCGAAGCTCAGGCCCATGCAGCCCAGGCCGAGGGCGGAGACATTCAGGCCGTTGGTACCGAGTGTTCGCAGCTTCATGGGAATTCTCCTTGTGGTTTCTTCAGTCTTTCAGCGAGGCCATGTCGATGACGAAGCGGTACTTCACATCGCTCTTCAGCAGGCGCTCGTAGGCGCCGTTGATGTCCTGCATGCGGATGACCTCCACATCGGACGTGATGCCGTGCTTCCCACAAAAGTCGAGCATCTCCTGCGTCTCGGCAATGCCGCCGATGAGGGAGCCCGCCACGGACTTGCGGCCGAGGACCATGGGCACCGTGTTGAGCATGGGCTCCAGCCCACCCAGGTAGCCCACCAGCACGAGGGTGCCGTTCGTGGCCAGGGTCGGGAGGTAGGGATTCAGGTCGTGGACGTAGGGCACGGTGTCGACGATGAGGTCGAAGCAGCCCGCGACCGACGCCATCTGAGCGGCATCGGTGGACAGCACCACGCGGTCCGCGCCCAGGCGCCGGGCATCGGCCTCCTTGCCCTGGGAGCGCGTGAAGAGGGTCACCTCGGCGCCCAGGGCCTTGGCCAACTTCAGGCCCATGTGGCCGAGGCCGCCGAGGCCCACCACGGCCACCTGGCTGCCCGGGCCCACCTTCCAGTGCCGCAGGGGCGACCAGGTGGTGATGCCGGCACAGAGAAGCGGCGCGGCGCCTTTCAGGTCCAGCCCTTCGGGGACCTTCAGCACGAAGCGGTCGGACACCACGAGCTGGTCCGAGTAGCCGCCCTGGGTGGGCCGGCCGTCATGGCGGTCCGTGCCGCCGTAGGTGCCGGTGAAGCCGTTCTGGCAGTACTGCTCCTCGCCGTGCTCGCAGGGCTTGCAGTGGCGGCAGGAGTCCACCAGGCAGCCCACGCCCACAGCATCGCCCGCCTTGTAGCGGGTGACGGCGGCGCCCACCGAGCGCACGCGGCCGATGATCTCGTGGCCGGGGACGATGGGGTACGTGGTCCAGCCCCAGTCGTTGCGGGCCGTGTGCAGGTCCGAGTGGCAGACGCCGCAGTAGAGGATGTCGATCACCACGTCGTCAGGCCGGGGGTCGCGGCGCTCGAAGGGGAAGGGCGCCAGCGCCGAGGTGGGGGACTGGGCGGCGTAGCCGAGAACGTTGAGGGTCATTGCTTCCTCCGTGCCTGGGCGAGGTCGGGCCTCGACCGGTGTGGCGACAGAAGGAAGTCTAGGAACGGATGGACCTCCGGATTTGCCTATTACTCCTAACTTCTAGCCCGAAACTCCAGGGAGATGGTGGACACCCCCGGCACCTCCATCCGCAGAAAAGCCCCCGC
This DNA window, taken from Geothrix edaphica, encodes the following:
- a CDS encoding lmo0937 family membrane protein yields the protein MLWTIAVVLVVLWVLGLVTAYTMGGLIHVLLVLAVIAIIIQVIQGRRLL
- a CDS encoding endonuclease/exonuclease/phosphatase family protein; amino-acid sequence: MDQTRLHIVTYNIHKGFSQFHRHLMVHELRERLRELGPDIVFLQEVQGLHSRNAKKYEDWPYKPQHEFLAEDVWQSTAYGGNVVYGHGHHGNAILTRFPIEHSHNQDVTHFRFERRGLLHCTIHLPGQTRALHCVCVHLSMFAPSRRRQLDALAGCIEGIADPDSPLIIAGDFNDWRNDADELLAHRLGMTEVFGGAFGSLDSPGRSFPSKRPLLRLDRIYVRGFTVELAEMHSGAPWSKISDHAALSAQLKWTGDEPPSPEREASAASRPAGPPAIQEGSQDRGRWWTGPSRR
- a CDS encoding 23S rRNA (pseudouridine(1915)-N(3))-methyltransferase RlmH, coding for MYPISLIAFGRLRLEPCRGLERHYLDMLRPYARMEVTELTEGKGDPARQLKEEAERLRSRLKAVTCPVLLTPEGKLRDSEALARWLGERMDRGASLAFVLGSSHGFDPALKAEVKEQLSLSPMTFPHELSRVMLLEQLYRAFTILRGKDYHK
- a CDS encoding AraC family transcriptional regulator translates to MSRTPNPSPAPSSDSGSPDLARLADLLLAHAPFDGTFELRLPGVHVSRASRAHKDFHHAVQRPALCLVAQGAKRVLLGPELYEYDASRVLVYSVDVPVSAQVTQASLEAPYLGVRIDLDPARIADLTARVYPLGLPRRGEGRAICVDQLDAPVINAVVRLLELASRPDEAELLAPLVLDEILIRLLRSPLGPRVALIGQEESQLHRVSKAVAWVRAHFDQPLDVERLATLVHMSPSSFHQHFKAVTAMSPLQYQKAIRLQEARRLMLLTRLDVGTAGRRVGYQSPSQFAREYGRYFGNAPTKDVARLREEAGSAGPAPAE
- a CDS encoding NAD(P)H-dependent oxidoreductase, whose protein sequence is MNVLIINAHLTYPGWSEGKLNLAFMDQAKAFFLARGHQVAETYIERGYDPEEEVGKHVAADLVILQTPVNWFSAPWIYKKYVDEVFNAGLTTKVLLEGDGRTRQDPGWQYGTGGLMQGRAFMISATWNAPREAFDNPTGVLYGGKGTADLFLHITSNYKFMGFDILPDYGVFDIFKAPDIPRALEDYERHLETHCL
- a CDS encoding DNA-3-methyladenine glycosylase encodes the protein MNLEAPADHAARALLGMWLVREGVVLRITEVEAYGGSGDSASHARHGRTARNAPMWGPPGRAYLYFCYGMHWMLNVVTGPEGEASAVLIRGAEVVAGLETVLQRRKVAKPTPQLCAGPGKVAQALGLDRTFDGHDLLVPGGLELRPGTAPAGILAGPRLGIAFATAEDQARPWRFADADSRAVLQPKALSPL
- a CDS encoding YcxB family protein; amino-acid sequence: MQITAHYTLTSDEALRGARTFKRSWYQVAVGAGVGLMLLGAYSLAAGQQRIPGLFLMLNGLLFAGLPEVVLRLARRRRGADAYTPVEVVFDDEGLTLRTQASEGGLPWSGFAGIQRQSGFWIFRTGPSRAVLLPERALDASASAELEAFLRARQLLRP
- a CDS encoding tautomerase family protein, whose translation is MRLCFPREAAMPYVNIRITREGATAEQKARLIQGATQLLVDVLGKNPQTTVVTIDEVDTDNWGIGGETITARRKQGK
- a CDS encoding AAA family ATPase → MSHPPKPRGTGQGATDLWSAVKKTAGRLMAWLDIQPPAVLFTLLAAVVLIPAAGVYSFSLIQKRTAPAGPVEALAVDGQAGGGAWSLNDQLPVVMGPGSLLSFLETNPVERVNVIYKPLTWDVSERMVLVESQGKYHAYYPSDMEARIFTGKAVTAAWAGQLVFIPRSELRAGNLRLIEQLDARFSGARPQSEKYAWLSVAGGLLSAVLVLGVLGFVVMQLKGHFKRLRFIEPSQVHGSIDDLVGMDDIKAEVAQIKDQYERRAEYAEYGIVKPFNVMFSGPAGTGKTKLASYLAKELGLPILFHSAANLETGLVAGGSNTLTRILAQATKRKRCIVFLDEAQDLFMKRGGRRKFDDDTSNTFLSVLDGVRSKNGAEIIWIVASNFNSETMQMDEAMLRRFQMKVDFRMPNQEERLAIITHYLGQRADKVLPDLDLRHLVAVTEGRSPADLETIVNQAGITAVQAGGLIGEATLMQAAERVLVGNVNVETTQERQRDRRIIATHEWGHFLVDLDHERKLTHDNWEQMLAEVKTIKISLMANPRTNALGFVFHKQGVNLLKSKGDIEHEVRVLLGGMANEELFFGEEGTTNGAHNDITRVTKLLHHAVGEMGMYRKTRLNFGALGQNRSDGGPDVDEETRSIMEAQSERLYGETKAVLAGLMPLTEHLVGKLLAKHEMSLGEALNEIRSFESG